One window of Cystobacter fuscus DSM 2262 genomic DNA carries:
- a CDS encoding DEAD/DEAH box helicase yields the protein MKPEKEEGAFTGSRRKPWTGPRGLDAVLQGWRENNQIWPDIVLDEVTPARPGAHAPIPEGVAPQVREALRRRGIERLFSHQAEAYELAHLGKNLVIATPTASGKSLCYNLPLLDRFAREPQARALYLFPTKALSRDQEESLRVFMREAGLEHGAITFDGDTPADARRAARERSGVLLTNPDMLHTGILPHHASWARLFSNLRYVVIDELHTYRGVFGSHLANVLRRLQRVAAFHGSSPTFILASATIGNPKAHAERMLGREVALISESGAPAGERRVMVYNPPVVNAELGIRASYLKSAVRLTADLVRAEVSTLLFAQSRNSVEVMLKYLRDKFVAEKMDPNLIQGYRGGYLPGTRRATEAALRAGEVRCVVATNALELGIDIGSLDAVVCAGYPGSVAALMQRFGRAGRRGAGSLALLVTSSAPLDQYLASDPRFLTGAPVEHARIDPDNVEILVQHLKCAAFELPFAEGDTFGDVPAESVTDALGYLSQHEVVHPSPGPEGRKMFHWSSDAYPANHVSLRSVGWDNVVIIELGTDRTLAEMDFRSAHTMLHEQAIYQHEAEQYQVERFDYDNHKAYVRKVAPDYFTDAMTYVRVNVIQEDQGSPMGPTLQAGMGEVSVIEKVVGYKKIKFHTHENVGYGEVALPEMQMHTTSLWLTVPETVVRSFGAPRPAVIDALRGIATALRTVACVGLMIDPRDLGKTLGSKDDADGPPRKDGGVGFDPTIFLYDNIPGGVGLAARLFDQREELLRRARRLLEGCSCEEGCPACIGPAAGSFPGSAPVEEHPRKRLSLEILSALGVVALQ from the coding sequence CTTCTCCCACCAGGCCGAGGCGTACGAGCTGGCCCACTTGGGCAAGAACCTCGTCATCGCCACGCCCACCGCCTCGGGCAAGAGCCTCTGCTACAACCTGCCCCTGCTGGACCGCTTCGCGCGCGAGCCCCAGGCCCGGGCCCTCTACCTCTTTCCCACCAAGGCGCTCTCGCGCGATCAGGAAGAGTCCCTGCGCGTCTTCATGCGCGAGGCGGGCCTGGAGCACGGCGCCATCACCTTCGACGGGGACACCCCGGCGGATGCCCGGCGCGCCGCCCGCGAGCGCAGCGGCGTGCTGCTCACCAACCCGGACATGCTGCACACCGGCATCCTCCCGCACCACGCGAGCTGGGCCCGCCTCTTCTCCAACCTGCGCTACGTCGTCATCGACGAGCTGCACACCTACCGGGGCGTGTTCGGCTCGCACCTGGCCAACGTGCTGCGCCGCCTGCAACGCGTGGCGGCCTTCCATGGCTCCTCGCCCACCTTCATCCTGGCCTCGGCCACCATCGGCAACCCCAAGGCCCACGCCGAGCGGATGCTGGGCCGCGAGGTGGCGCTCATCTCCGAGAGCGGCGCCCCCGCCGGCGAGCGCCGCGTCATGGTCTACAACCCCCCCGTGGTCAACGCCGAGCTGGGCATCCGCGCCAGCTACCTCAAGAGCGCCGTGCGCCTCACCGCGGACCTCGTGCGCGCCGAGGTGTCCACGCTCCTCTTCGCCCAGTCGCGCAACTCCGTGGAGGTGATGCTCAAGTACCTGCGCGACAAGTTCGTGGCCGAGAAGATGGACCCGAACCTCATCCAGGGCTACCGCGGCGGCTACCTGCCCGGCACGCGCCGCGCCACCGAGGCCGCCCTGCGCGCCGGCGAGGTGCGCTGCGTGGTGGCCACCAACGCGCTGGAGCTCGGCATCGACATCGGCTCGCTGGACGCCGTGGTGTGCGCGGGCTACCCGGGCTCGGTGGCCGCGCTCATGCAGCGCTTCGGCCGCGCCGGCCGCCGGGGCGCGGGCAGCCTCGCGCTCCTGGTCACCTCCAGCGCTCCGTTGGACCAGTACCTCGCCTCGGATCCCCGCTTCCTCACGGGCGCCCCGGTGGAGCACGCGCGCATCGATCCGGACAACGTGGAGATCCTCGTGCAGCACCTCAAGTGCGCCGCCTTCGAGCTGCCCTTCGCCGAGGGCGACACCTTCGGGGACGTGCCGGCCGAGTCCGTCACCGACGCGCTCGGCTACCTGTCCCAGCACGAGGTGGTGCACCCCTCGCCCGGCCCCGAGGGCCGCAAGATGTTCCACTGGTCCTCGGACGCGTACCCGGCCAACCACGTGTCGCTGCGCAGCGTGGGCTGGGACAACGTGGTCATCATCGAGCTGGGCACGGATCGCACGCTCGCGGAGATGGACTTCCGCTCGGCGCACACCATGTTGCACGAGCAGGCCATCTACCAGCACGAGGCCGAGCAGTATCAGGTCGAGCGCTTCGACTACGACAACCACAAGGCCTACGTGCGCAAGGTGGCGCCCGACTACTTCACCGACGCGATGACGTACGTGCGCGTCAACGTCATCCAGGAGGACCAGGGCTCCCCCATGGGGCCCACGCTCCAGGCGGGCATGGGCGAGGTGAGCGTCATCGAGAAGGTGGTGGGCTACAAGAAGATCAAGTTCCACACCCACGAGAACGTGGGCTACGGCGAGGTGGCCCTGCCGGAGATGCAGATGCACACCACTTCGCTCTGGCTCACCGTGCCCGAGACGGTGGTGCGCTCGTTCGGCGCGCCGCGCCCCGCCGTCATCGACGCGCTCCGGGGCATCGCCACCGCGCTGCGCACCGTGGCGTGCGTGGGGCTGATGATCGACCCGAGGGACCTGGGCAAGACGCTCGGGAGCAAGGACGACGCGGACGGGCCGCCGCGCAAGGACGGCGGCGTGGGCTTCGATCCGACCATCTTCCTCTACGACAACATCCCCGGCGGCGTGGGCCTGGCGGCGCGGTTGTTCGATCAGCGCGAGGAGCTGTTGCGGCGCGCGCGCCGGCTCCTGGAGGGGTGCTCGTGCGAGGAGGGCTGCCCCGCCTGTATCGGCCCGGCGGCGGGCTCCTTCCCGGGCAGTGCTCCGGTGGAGGAGCATCCGCGCAAGCGGCTCTCGCTGGAGATCCTCTCGGCGCTCGGGGTCGTGGCCCTGCAATAG
- a CDS encoding ribonuclease H-like domain-containing protein gives MDLKRKLARLGGVGPGGKPGASATPAPATPVVPAPAPAVEPEAPSAEQAARVAMLRRMLGELTERHGTALRRGPPQPPPGPLPAEPRTTPHGVIHVAERLLSPEHHHGSAPLAEALDAEASLVASLALQPGLAGVDFQRMLFLDTETTGLAGGTGTVPFLVGLAWFEGRSLRVHQLFLRRLGEEAPLLRELAARMAQASCLVTFNGKSFDWPLLRTRFVLNRVPVPAELPHLDLLHCARRVFKHRGSGTRLVHLEEQVLGFHRVGDVDGALIPELYFRFLRGAEGSALTPVLEHNVNDLLLLAALLGLLARRFRASGAEGEDPRDMLGFAGVALRARDPERALAFAQAAAAGDSGAVRAEALALASRLSRRGGDVRTAVANLQRALASARKDQTAPLHLSLTKLYEHGLKDLPRALHHARLCPPAESGEALRRRVERLERKLSKATRASTLDLGEPL, from the coding sequence GTGGACTTGAAGCGCAAGCTGGCGCGGCTTGGCGGCGTGGGTCCCGGGGGCAAGCCGGGCGCGTCCGCGACTCCGGCTCCGGCCACTCCCGTGGTTCCCGCTCCCGCTCCCGCCGTGGAGCCCGAGGCGCCCTCGGCGGAGCAGGCCGCGCGCGTGGCCATGTTGCGCCGGATGCTCGGAGAGCTGACCGAACGTCACGGGACGGCGCTCCGCCGGGGTCCTCCGCAGCCTCCTCCGGGTCCTCTCCCCGCCGAGCCCCGGACGACGCCGCATGGGGTCATCCACGTCGCCGAGCGCCTGCTGTCTCCGGAGCACCACCACGGAAGCGCGCCGCTCGCGGAGGCGCTGGACGCGGAAGCCTCGCTCGTGGCGAGCCTCGCGTTGCAGCCGGGCCTCGCGGGCGTGGACTTCCAGCGGATGCTCTTCCTGGACACGGAGACGACGGGGCTCGCGGGCGGTACGGGCACGGTGCCCTTCCTCGTGGGCCTCGCCTGGTTCGAGGGCCGCTCGTTGCGCGTGCACCAGCTCTTCCTGCGCCGGCTGGGCGAGGAGGCTCCGCTCCTGCGGGAGCTGGCCGCGCGCATGGCCCAGGCCTCGTGCCTCGTGACGTTCAACGGCAAGAGCTTCGACTGGCCGCTCTTGCGCACCCGCTTCGTGCTCAACCGCGTGCCCGTCCCCGCCGAGCTGCCGCACCTGGACCTGCTGCACTGCGCTCGCCGCGTCTTCAAGCACCGGGGCAGCGGGACGCGGCTGGTGCACCTGGAGGAGCAGGTGCTCGGCTTCCACCGCGTGGGCGACGTGGACGGGGCGCTCATCCCGGAGCTGTACTTCCGCTTCCTGCGCGGCGCCGAGGGCTCGGCCCTGACGCCCGTGCTGGAGCACAACGTGAATGATCTCCTCTTGCTGGCGGCCCTGCTGGGCCTGCTGGCGCGGCGCTTCCGCGCGAGCGGCGCGGAAGGGGAGGACCCGAGGGACATGCTGGGCTTCGCGGGCGTGGCGCTCCGGGCGAGAGACCCCGAGCGGGCCCTGGCCTTCGCCCAGGCCGCGGCGGCGGGAGACTCGGGCGCGGTGCGGGCCGAGGCGCTCGCGCTCGCCTCGCGGTTGTCGCGCCGGGGCGGGGATGTCCGCACGGCGGTGGCCAACCTGCAGCGGGCGCTCGCGTCGGCCCGGAAGGACCAGACGGCGCCGCTCCACCTGTCCTTGACCAAGCTGTACGAGCACGGGCTCAAGGATCTGCCGCGCGCGCTCCACCACGCCCGGCTCTGTCCGCCCGCCGAGAGCGGCGAGGCCCTGCGCCGCCGCGTCGAGCGCTTGGAGCGCAAGCTGTCCAAGGCGACGCGCGCCTCCACCCTGGATTTGGGCGAGCCGCTCTGA
- a CDS encoding FUSC family protein → MRHLQHRLNPTHLWDLFVISDPDLGRLRKGLRAALSAGLAALILSRLARLLGEPPTVTMVGTMVAMMGSQLATDPEPREQRLTTALLVVPALTSAVLGTLAAQIPLLGAAAFAVTIFVSTFVRRFGPRGLALGMIGFFSFFNALFFHAQLSQVPALAGAMVIAVGIAYTVRFVLVPDRPDHVLRRTVRAFRKTIDVVLWELADIPEQPRMTCALLRRLLRQADRLSDAALAVEDLVSRGHSDLRQRLFELELAANRVLRSVQQVVDSGALSPGARADLRQALVSARVAIRDRDPAAAQAMRAYLDRVLEAPGDERGRVDAQRIHRALTDLLEAAERLPREHAPLAPEQAAAPTDKAAPGPLARTGLHPSTRQAIQVTVASVIAMAVGYAVSAERWYWAVITAFVIFTRTRSRGDTLQRAWARVLGTVLGVLAGLLLAGAVSGHAGIELVSIFVCVFFGFYLIQISYAWMVFWFTTLLSVLYGLLGRFTPELLWLRIEETMIGAAAGAIIALILFPERTTAQIQTSARQVLDAVCEYLEEAVVKRTPETEPARLLDSARVLDARLRDLRAAAQPLTGGLRHFTPRATHTLRTVSELVLSVRHLEMGRGLMEMNDASRELLREAAERLANNARVMASALGQEATPHVEPASTLIQEARHRLAPEEAARRGTASPFRLLHWLTRVDDMLTQLASTERQPPRVLVPWRA, encoded by the coding sequence TTGCGACATCTCCAGCACCGCCTGAATCCCACGCACCTGTGGGACCTGTTCGTGATTTCCGACCCCGACCTGGGACGGCTGCGCAAGGGCCTGCGCGCCGCCCTGAGCGCGGGCCTCGCCGCCCTCATCCTCTCCCGGCTCGCGCGCCTGCTCGGCGAGCCACCCACCGTCACCATGGTGGGCACCATGGTGGCGATGATGGGCTCGCAGCTCGCCACGGACCCGGAACCCCGCGAGCAGCGCCTCACCACCGCGCTCCTCGTCGTGCCCGCGCTGACCTCGGCCGTCCTGGGCACGCTCGCCGCCCAGATTCCCCTGCTCGGCGCCGCGGCCTTCGCGGTCACCATCTTCGTCTCCACCTTCGTGCGCAGGTTCGGCCCCCGGGGACTGGCGCTCGGGATGATTGGCTTCTTCTCCTTCTTCAACGCCCTCTTCTTCCACGCCCAGCTCTCGCAGGTGCCCGCGCTCGCGGGGGCCATGGTGATAGCCGTCGGCATCGCGTACACGGTGCGCTTCGTGCTCGTCCCGGACCGCCCCGACCATGTCCTGCGGCGCACCGTGCGGGCCTTTCGCAAGACGATCGATGTCGTGCTGTGGGAGCTCGCGGACATCCCCGAGCAGCCCCGGATGACCTGTGCCCTGTTGCGCCGGCTGCTCCGGCAGGCGGATCGCCTGAGTGACGCGGCGCTCGCGGTGGAGGACCTGGTCTCCCGCGGCCACTCCGACCTGAGACAGCGGCTCTTCGAGCTGGAGCTCGCCGCCAACCGCGTGCTCCGCTCCGTGCAACAGGTGGTCGACTCGGGCGCGTTGTCACCGGGGGCGCGAGCGGACCTCCGCCAGGCCCTGGTGTCGGCGCGGGTCGCCATCCGCGACCGGGACCCGGCGGCGGCCCAGGCGATGAGGGCGTACCTCGACCGGGTGCTGGAAGCGCCCGGAGACGAGCGGGGCCGGGTGGACGCCCAGCGCATCCACCGTGCCCTGACGGATCTGCTCGAGGCCGCCGAGCGGCTTCCCCGCGAACATGCACCGCTCGCCCCGGAGCAGGCCGCCGCGCCCACGGACAAGGCCGCGCCGGGCCCGCTCGCGCGCACGGGCCTCCATCCCTCCACGCGCCAGGCGATTCAAGTCACCGTGGCGAGCGTCATCGCGATGGCGGTGGGCTACGCGGTGTCCGCCGAGCGCTGGTACTGGGCCGTCATCACCGCCTTCGTCATCTTCACGCGCACGCGCTCGCGGGGGGACACGCTGCAGCGCGCCTGGGCGCGGGTGCTGGGAACGGTGCTCGGCGTGCTGGCCGGACTGTTACTCGCCGGGGCCGTCAGTGGCCATGCCGGCATCGAGCTGGTGAGCATCTTCGTGTGCGTCTTCTTCGGCTTCTATCTGATTCAAATCTCCTACGCGTGGATGGTGTTCTGGTTCACCACGCTCTTGTCCGTGCTCTATGGCTTGCTCGGCCGCTTCACCCCGGAGCTGCTCTGGCTGCGCATCGAGGAGACGATGATTGGCGCGGCCGCCGGTGCCATCATCGCCCTCATCCTCTTCCCCGAGCGCACCACGGCGCAGATCCAGACCTCCGCCCGGCAGGTACTGGACGCGGTGTGCGAGTACCTCGAGGAGGCCGTGGTGAAGCGCACCCCGGAGACGGAGCCGGCCCGGCTGCTCGACTCCGCGCGGGTGCTGGACGCGCGCCTGCGCGACCTGCGCGCCGCGGCGCAACCGCTCACCGGAGGGCTCCGGCACTTCACCCCGCGCGCGACGCACACCCTGCGGACCGTGTCCGAGCTCGTCCTGTCCGTGCGGCACCTGGAGATGGGGCGCGGGCTGATGGAGATGAACGACGCGTCGCGGGAGCTGTTGCGCGAGGCGGCGGAGCGGCTCGCGAACAACGCCCGGGTGATGGCGAGCGCGCTGGGCCAGGAGGCGACTCCCCACGTCGAGCCCGCGTCCACGCTCATCCAGGAGGCCCGGCACCGCCTCGCGCCCGAGGAGGCCGCCCGCCGGGGCACCGCCAGCCCCTTCCGCCTCCTGCACTGGCTCACGCGCGTGGATGACATGCTCACGCAACTGGCCAGCACGGAGCGGCAACCGCCCCGGGTGCTCGTGCCCTGGCGGGCCTAG
- a CDS encoding cyclic nucleotide-binding domain-containing protein produces the protein MVETLREHKDNAAQLFASGQWEAALVEYRHITRAAPEDLASRQKVAELLQRLGRKQEAIETYTDVAKAWARQGWLLRAIALCKLILHLEPGHGPTQRLLADFHAGHARPQPRLTPAPVVSATFQESHEEGEEVLPRIPLFSKLSPEAFLAVVEELKLKPFEPGATLITEGEAGQSLFAIVEGRVDVVRQGDGGQNRKVACLGEGDFFGEMALLSDAPRLASVVAATRTVVFELTREQVERLAELHPSVAHMLRSFYQVRLLANILRGNPLLFSLTPLQREAMTKAVQFHAVSAGQSLLVQGQPGDALYLLLRGQCRVVHRLPDGHENEHPSLHEGDMFGELSVLLGLPATASVIADTPCTLLRLARADVERLIVMNTGLREALFRLSSERLQRTAQLVSSYELDGA, from the coding sequence ATGGTCGAGACACTTCGCGAGCACAAGGACAACGCCGCTCAACTCTTCGCCAGTGGGCAGTGGGAGGCGGCGCTCGTCGAGTACCGGCACATCACCCGGGCCGCGCCGGAGGACCTGGCCAGCCGCCAGAAGGTGGCCGAGCTGCTCCAGCGGCTGGGTCGCAAGCAGGAGGCCATCGAGACGTACACGGACGTGGCCAAGGCCTGGGCCCGTCAGGGGTGGCTGCTGCGCGCCATCGCCTTGTGCAAGCTCATCCTCCATCTCGAGCCGGGTCATGGCCCCACCCAGCGGTTGCTGGCGGACTTCCACGCGGGCCACGCGCGCCCCCAGCCCCGGCTGACGCCCGCGCCCGTGGTGTCCGCCACCTTCCAGGAGTCGCACGAGGAGGGCGAAGAGGTGCTCCCGCGCATCCCGCTCTTCTCGAAGCTGAGCCCGGAGGCGTTCCTGGCGGTGGTGGAGGAGTTGAAGCTCAAGCCCTTCGAGCCAGGGGCCACCCTCATCACGGAAGGCGAGGCGGGCCAGTCCCTGTTCGCCATCGTGGAAGGGCGCGTGGACGTGGTGCGGCAGGGGGATGGCGGGCAGAACCGCAAGGTGGCCTGCCTGGGCGAGGGCGACTTCTTCGGGGAGATGGCCTTGCTGTCGGACGCTCCGCGGCTGGCGAGCGTGGTGGCCGCCACGCGCACCGTGGTGTTCGAGCTGACGCGGGAGCAGGTGGAGCGGCTCGCCGAGCTGCACCCCTCGGTGGCGCACATGCTGCGGTCCTTCTACCAGGTGCGGCTGCTGGCCAACATCCTGCGGGGCAACCCGCTGCTGTTCTCCCTCACGCCCCTGCAGCGCGAGGCCATGACGAAGGCCGTCCAGTTCCACGCGGTGTCGGCCGGCCAGAGCCTGCTCGTCCAGGGACAGCCCGGTGACGCCCTCTACCTGCTGCTCCGGGGCCAGTGCCGCGTGGTGCACCGCCTCCCGGATGGTCACGAGAACGAGCATCCGTCGCTGCACGAGGGGGACATGTTCGGCGAGCTCTCCGTGCTGCTCGGCCTGCCCGCCACCGCCTCGGTGATCGCCGACACCCCCTGCACGCTGTTGCGGCTGGCGCGCGCGGACGTGGAGCGGCTCATCGTGATGAACACCGGGCTGCGCGAGGCGCTCTTCCGTCTGAGCTCCGAGCGCCTCCAGCGCACCGCCCAGCTCGTGTCCAGCTACGAGCTGGACGGGGCCTAG
- a CDS encoding FAD-dependent monooxygenase yields MSASPTPTSSSTRHVLIAGGGIGGLTLARALRQAGITSTVFERAEVLRPVGAGITVQMNAMKALRSIGLAEAVSQEGQPLTSLATLTGSGGVLTRVDLEQLSRELGESAIAIRRSRLQAVLLSGLEEGQVRTGRAVTGFHDDGERVTVRLSDGTTATGDLLVGADGLHSVVRQTLWGDAPRYSGYTSWRGMTTLPPQAHPTSASESWGPGARFGIVPVGHGEVYWYATRNAPAGVRDEPGRAREALLQYFGGWHAPIAAILDATSEENIFRTDIHDRVPLARWSQGRVTLLGDAAHPMTPNMGQGGCQAIEDAVVLARCLAREPEPSLALAGYERRRLPRANQFVSRSFQLGRLAQLENTAVRFLRDTLMRLVPAGAALRQVRDVMRFEP; encoded by the coding sequence ATGTCCGCCTCTCCCACCCCGACGAGCTCCTCCACCCGCCACGTGCTCATCGCGGGAGGCGGCATTGGGGGGCTCACCCTGGCCCGCGCCCTGCGCCAGGCGGGCATCACCTCCACCGTGTTCGAGCGCGCCGAGGTCCTGCGCCCGGTGGGCGCGGGCATCACCGTGCAGATGAACGCCATGAAGGCGCTGCGCTCCATCGGCCTGGCGGAGGCGGTGAGCCAGGAGGGGCAGCCCCTCACCTCCCTGGCCACACTCACCGGCTCCGGCGGGGTGCTCACCCGCGTCGACCTCGAGCAGCTCTCACGGGAGCTGGGAGAGTCGGCCATCGCCATCCGCCGCTCCCGCCTGCAGGCGGTCCTGCTCTCCGGGCTCGAGGAGGGCCAGGTGCGCACGGGACGCGCGGTGACGGGCTTCCACGACGATGGCGAGCGCGTGACGGTGCGCCTGTCGGATGGCACCACCGCCACGGGAGACCTGCTGGTGGGCGCGGACGGGCTCCACTCCGTGGTGCGCCAGACGCTGTGGGGCGATGCTCCGCGCTACTCGGGCTACACGAGCTGGCGGGGTATGACGACACTGCCGCCCCAGGCCCACCCCACCAGCGCCAGCGAGAGCTGGGGGCCCGGCGCCCGCTTCGGCATCGTCCCCGTGGGGCACGGCGAGGTGTACTGGTACGCCACCCGGAACGCCCCCGCGGGAGTCCGGGATGAACCCGGCCGCGCCCGCGAGGCCCTGCTCCAGTACTTCGGCGGCTGGCACGCGCCCATCGCCGCCATCCTCGACGCCACGTCCGAGGAGAACATCTTCCGCACCGACATCCATGACCGGGTGCCGCTCGCGCGCTGGAGCCAGGGCCGGGTGACCCTGCTCGGAGACGCCGCCCACCCCATGACACCCAACATGGGACAGGGCGGCTGTCAGGCCATCGAGGACGCCGTGGTGCTCGCCCGCTGCCTGGCCCGGGAGCCCGAGCCCTCCCTCGCGCTCGCCGGGTACGAGCGCCGCCGGCTCCCGCGCGCCAACCAGTTCGTGTCCCGCTCCTTCCAGCTCGGACGCCTCGCCCAGCTCGAGAACACCGCGGTCCGCTTCCTGCGCGACACCCTCATGCGCCTCGTCCCCGCGGGGGCCGCGCTCCGGCAGGTGCGCGACGTCATGCGCTTCGAGCCCTGA
- a CDS encoding pyridoxal phosphate-dependent aminotransferase: MRRGYKGGDPDWCNLGQGQPETDELPGAPPRVGQVTVDMNDLEYAPVAGLWEVRETIASLYNRLYRRGLPSQYSAENVALSGGGRTALTRAAASLGSVNLGHFLPDYTAYEELLDVFKAFTSIPILLEGERGYAFTHEDLRREVQGRGLSALLFSNPCNPTGKLVQGEELARWVGVARELECTLLIDEFYSHYIWTGRPGQLPIESAARYVEDVNRDPVVLFDGLTKNWRYPGWRMTWTVGPRQVIEAVSSAGSFLDGGGSRPLQRAAIPLLEEELVVKETLAIHRHFRDKRDRFHSRLERLGIRTDRPPDGTFYIWGNVSGLPAPLNDGMGFFRAALEQKIIAVPGEFFDVNPGKRRARPSRFRNYVRLSFGPSQDVLEKAVDRLEALILPRTTG, encoded by the coding sequence ATGCGCCGGGGCTACAAGGGGGGGGACCCCGACTGGTGCAACCTTGGCCAGGGCCAGCCCGAAACGGATGAGCTGCCCGGAGCCCCGCCGCGCGTGGGCCAGGTCACGGTGGACATGAACGACCTGGAGTACGCCCCGGTGGCCGGACTCTGGGAGGTGCGCGAGACGATCGCCTCGCTCTACAACCGCCTCTACCGGCGCGGCCTGCCGAGCCAGTACAGCGCGGAGAACGTCGCGCTCTCCGGCGGAGGACGCACCGCGCTCACCCGCGCCGCCGCGAGCCTCGGCTCCGTCAACCTCGGCCACTTCCTGCCCGACTACACCGCCTACGAGGAGCTGCTGGACGTCTTCAAGGCCTTCACCTCCATCCCCATCCTCCTGGAGGGCGAGCGCGGCTATGCCTTCACCCACGAGGACTTGCGCCGCGAGGTGCAGGGCCGGGGCCTGTCCGCCCTGCTCTTCTCCAACCCCTGCAACCCCACGGGCAAGCTCGTGCAGGGCGAGGAGCTGGCGCGCTGGGTGGGCGTCGCCCGGGAGCTGGAGTGCACCCTGCTCATCGACGAGTTCTACTCGCACTACATCTGGACGGGCCGCCCGGGTCAGCTCCCCATCGAGAGCGCCGCGCGCTACGTGGAGGACGTGAACCGCGACCCCGTCGTGCTCTTCGACGGCCTCACCAAGAACTGGCGCTACCCGGGCTGGCGCATGACGTGGACCGTGGGGCCCCGCCAGGTCATCGAGGCGGTGTCCAGCGCGGGCAGTTTCCTCGACGGCGGCGGCAGCCGGCCCCTGCAGCGCGCCGCCATCCCCCTGCTCGAGGAGGAGCTCGTGGTGAAGGAGACGCTCGCCATCCACCGCCACTTCCGCGACAAGCGCGACCGCTTCCACTCGCGCCTGGAGCGCCTGGGCATCCGCACGGATCGCCCGCCCGATGGCACCTTCTACATCTGGGGCAACGTGTCCGGCCTGCCCGCGCCCCTCAATGACGGCATGGGCTTCTTCCGCGCCGCGCTGGAGCAGAAGATCATCGCCGTGCCGGGGGAGTTCTTCGACGTGAACCCCGGCAAGCGCCGCGCCCGCCCCTCGCGCTTCCGCAACTACGTGCGCCTGTCCTTCGGCCCCTCCCAGGACGTGCTGGAGAAGGCCGTGGATCGGCTGGAAGCCCTGATCCTCCCGCGCACCACGGGCTGA
- a CDS encoding TetR/AcrR family transcriptional regulator, which translates to MPRTEAQNQRLKAERRRALLEAARRVFARKGLAASKMTDLAAAAGISYGLVYHYFPDKESVFAALVEESVQQGIQLVAEARQHSGSPWEQLQWLCTRVLDGVQREPSFPLILVQAHASESVPGPVGQALERYSSQFFQQLVTLIEAGQEEGRVVRTPAAELAWMWLATIQGLALMRILPHMNHVPYPKTNTLLRLFAP; encoded by the coding sequence ATGCCTCGCACGGAAGCACAGAACCAGCGGTTGAAGGCGGAGCGACGGCGTGCCCTGCTGGAGGCGGCCCGGCGGGTCTTCGCGCGCAAGGGACTCGCGGCGAGCAAGATGACGGACCTGGCCGCCGCGGCGGGCATCAGCTACGGGCTCGTCTACCACTACTTCCCGGACAAGGAGTCCGTGTTCGCCGCGCTCGTCGAGGAGTCCGTACAACAGGGCATCCAGCTCGTCGCCGAGGCTCGCCAGCACTCCGGCTCCCCGTGGGAGCAGTTGCAGTGGCTGTGCACCCGGGTGTTGGACGGCGTCCAGCGCGAGCCGTCCTTCCCGCTCATCCTCGTGCAGGCCCACGCGAGCGAGAGCGTCCCCGGTCCCGTCGGACAGGCGCTGGAGCGCTACAGCTCGCAGTTCTTCCAACAACTCGTGACGCTCATCGAGGCGGGCCAGGAAGAGGGCCGGGTGGTGCGCACGCCCGCGGCCGAGCTCGCGTGGATGTGGTTGGCCACCATCCAGGGGCTCGCGCTGATGCGCATCCTCCCCCACATGAATCACGTGCCGTACCCCAAGACGAACACCCTGCTGCGGCTCTTCGCGCCGTGA